A DNA window from Candidatus Sulfidibacterium hydrothermale contains the following coding sequences:
- a CDS encoding adenylate/guanylate cyclase domain-containing protein produces the protein MKNDLKKQRTIAIEKLFNEEITKSERFRAAILIGLLGLEAVALVVIYFFYRKEYLHLFKTPIAIYDVLIFTAIIIVFEFLMHYVLGKKDKPFLYNTRFFGYFNSFSEITLLTLLFIFIVQYSGQSVILQMPATLTYFVFIVLSTFRLNFKLSVFTGVLAAAEYIAIAIYYSTYPVESVLHPAYPKLTGMQYLGQGLIMIITGIAAGFVADLIRKKMIVSWNTLWEKNKVIDLFGQQISPQIAENILNEQDDLSGARKKVCIMFLDIRQFTPFVEQHQPEEVVNYLNTLFGFMIDIVQAHQGVINQFLGDGFMATFGAPFSIGNSSQQATDAACEIVERTAAECEKRNIPPTRIGIGLHYDEAVTGNIGSSSRKQYSITGKVVIMASRIEQLNKKYNTSLLISKEVYEQLKPETRENFEWLEVTRVKGSKNPVSLYKYKETSTAQTKNS, from the coding sequence ATGAAAAATGATTTAAAAAAACAAAGAACCATTGCCATAGAAAAGCTTTTTAACGAGGAAATAACCAAAAGTGAACGCTTTCGGGCTGCCATTTTAATCGGACTTTTGGGACTGGAAGCTGTTGCTTTGGTGGTTATCTACTTTTTTTACAGAAAAGAATATCTGCATTTGTTTAAAACGCCCATCGCCATTTATGATGTTTTAATTTTTACGGCGATAATAATTGTTTTTGAGTTCCTGATGCATTACGTTCTGGGAAAAAAAGACAAACCTTTTTTATACAACACGCGTTTTTTCGGTTATTTCAACAGCTTTTCCGAAATCACCCTGCTGACGCTTTTGTTTATTTTTATTGTTCAGTATTCCGGCCAGTCTGTCATTTTACAAATGCCGGCCACGTTAACTTATTTTGTTTTCATCGTGCTTTCGACTTTCCGGCTGAATTTCAAATTATCTGTTTTTACAGGCGTATTGGCGGCCGCCGAATACATTGCCATTGCCATTTATTATTCCACTTATCCTGTAGAAAGCGTTCTGCATCCTGCTTATCCGAAACTTACGGGGATGCAGTATCTCGGGCAGGGACTGATTATGATTATTACCGGAATTGCGGCAGGTTTTGTGGCCGACCTTATCCGAAAAAAGATGATTGTTTCGTGGAATACCCTTTGGGAGAAAAATAAGGTGATTGACTTGTTCGGACAGCAGATTTCACCACAAATTGCCGAAAATATATTAAACGAACAGGACGATCTTTCCGGAGCCCGGAAAAAAGTTTGCATTATGTTTCTCGATATCCGGCAGTTTACCCCTTTTGTCGAACAACATCAACCGGAAGAAGTCGTTAATTATCTGAACACGTTGTTCGGTTTTATGATTGATATTGTACAGGCCCATCAGGGAGTGATTAACCAGTTTCTCGGGGATGGATTTATGGCCACTTTCGGCGCACCTTTTTCCATTGGCAACAGCAGCCAGCAGGCCACCGATGCCGCCTGCGAAATAGTGGAACGAACGGCTGCGGAATGCGAAAAAAGAAATATTCCGCCCACCCGGATCGGTATCGGACTTCATTACGACGAAGCTGTTACCGGAAACATCGGTTCTTCATCGCGTAAGCAGTATTCCATTACCGGCAAGGTGGTTATCATGGCTTCGCGAATTGAACAGCTCAATAAAAAATACAACACCAGCCTGCTCATTTCCAAAGAAGTGTACGAGCAGTTGAAACCCGAAACCCGCGAAAATTTTGAATGGCTTGAAGTAACCAGGGTAAAAGGAAGCAAAAATCCTGTTTCGCTTTATAAATACAAAGAAACGTCCACCGCGCAAACAAAAAATTCATGA
- the kdsB gene encoding 3-deoxy-manno-octulosonate cytidylyltransferase, which yields MKKVLGIIPARYSSTRLPGKPLAMIGDKPMIQHVYENSKKALETVYVATDDQRIVDAVLSFGGKVVKTAAYHRSGTERCAEAAVLITQLEKTDFDIVINIQGDEPFFHTEQLDDVKKCFDSPDVEIATLVTEIKDSRQLFDKNEAKVVMDRQGNAIYFSRSPIPFLRNEPKEHWVRSHTFYAHMGIYAFRHDILHALVKLPPSPLETAESLEQLRWIENGYKIKCGITDIEETVCIDTPEDLERANALYEKLKNSNLT from the coding sequence ATGAAAAAGGTTTTAGGAATTATTCCGGCGCGTTATTCTTCTACTCGGCTTCCCGGAAAACCATTGGCTATGATTGGCGATAAGCCGATGATTCAGCATGTTTACGAAAATAGTAAGAAGGCATTGGAAACAGTTTATGTAGCGACAGACGATCAGAGAATTGTTGATGCCGTATTGTCTTTTGGCGGAAAAGTGGTAAAAACGGCGGCTTATCATCGTAGCGGAACCGAACGGTGTGCCGAGGCTGCTGTTTTGATTACTCAGTTAGAAAAAACAGATTTTGATATTGTTATAAATATTCAGGGGGATGAGCCTTTTTTCCATACGGAGCAACTCGACGATGTTAAGAAATGCTTTGATTCTCCAGATGTGGAAATTGCCACGTTGGTGACGGAAATTAAGGATAGCCGGCAGTTATTTGATAAAAATGAAGCCAAGGTTGTGATGGACAGGCAGGGGAATGCCATTTATTTCAGCCGCTCGCCCATTCCGTTTCTTCGTAATGAACCCAAAGAACATTGGGTCCGGTCGCATACTTTTTATGCTCATATGGGAATTTATGCTTTCCGTCATGATATCCTTCATGCACTGGTGAAGCTGCCACCTTCTCCGCTGGAAACAGCTGAATCGCTTGAACAATTGCGTTGGATTGAAAATGGCTATAAAATAAAATGTGGAATTACGGATATCGAAGAAACGGTATGTATTGACACTCCGGAAGATCTGGAAAGGGCCAATGCGTTGTATGAGAAATTAAAAAATAGCAATTTAACCTGA
- a CDS encoding REP-associated tyrosine transposase — protein MSSKYKFHNPDGIYFVTFAVVRWVDVFTRDVYREIILDSLKYCQKEKGLRLHAYVIMTNHLHLIISRERKNLLENILRDFKKFTSSALIKAIKENPYESRKEWMLEIFETEGRKNPNNKHYQFWRQDNHPVELTSNKMMDQKLDYVHNNPVKQGFVNRPEDYPWSSMTNYTGEKGKKG, from the coding sequence ATGAGCAGCAAGTACAAATTCCATAATCCAGACGGAATTTATTTTGTAACATTTGCCGTTGTCAGATGGGTTGACGTGTTCACAAGAGATGTTTATCGTGAGATCATACTTGACAGTTTAAAATATTGCCAAAAAGAAAAAGGATTACGGTTACATGCTTATGTTATTATGACCAATCATCTTCACCTGATCATCTCAAGGGAAAGAAAAAATCTTTTGGAAAATATTCTGCGGGACTTTAAAAAGTTTACTTCATCTGCTCTGATTAAGGCAATAAAAGAAAATCCTTATGAAAGCAGAAAAGAATGGATGCTTGAGATTTTTGAAACGGAAGGGAGGAAGAACCCGAATAATAAACATTACCAGTTCTGGAGGCAAGATAATCATCCTGTTGAACTGACATCAAACAAAATGATGGATCAAAAACTGGATTATGTGCATAACAATCCGGTTAAGCAGGGTTTTGTTAACAGGCCGGAAGATTATCCATGGAGTAGTATGACAAATTATACCGGAGAAAAAGGGAAAAAGGGTTGA
- a CDS encoding IS256 family transposase has translation MKRIHFTQEQITKILGEIAEKEGGYQEVLKISLEAMMRAEREEHNKSEGDMSNGYRIRRTFGQGKILELQVPRSRKGHFYPILLSLLRDQEEECRRMAFSLYGAGLTTEQVGNIFGEIYGRQYSTSQISRMFEFARSDVQRWLQRPLEPYYPILYIDATFIYTRRIDHVSKEAYYTILGVRKDRTREVLAVVNFPTESAQAWEDVFIDLKSRGMKQAGLIVCDSLSSIETSIWKHFPGTEVQLCTIHLQRNVQKRIKPKDKAQVADDFKDVFRTGDRYDNKSKGWERWVNFCNKWGRYYPSIKRMVYNQRYKLYFTYLDYDYRIHSMIYSTNWIERLNRDYKRTTRMRGALPNPEATILLLGYVAMTRSAYQRKLPKINYETEKLQWEE, from the coding sequence ATGAAAAGAATACACTTTACACAGGAGCAAATTACAAAGATTTTAGGAGAAATTGCAGAAAAAGAAGGAGGATATCAGGAAGTTTTAAAAATTAGTCTTGAAGCGATGATGCGCGCCGAACGGGAAGAGCACAATAAATCGGAAGGCGACATGAGCAACGGCTACCGCATACGCAGGACATTTGGACAGGGAAAGATATTAGAACTACAGGTTCCACGAAGTCGCAAAGGGCATTTTTATCCGATTTTGTTAAGTCTGTTACGAGACCAGGAAGAAGAATGCAGGCGGATGGCTTTCAGTTTGTATGGTGCGGGATTGACCACGGAACAAGTAGGGAATATCTTTGGGGAGATATACGGCAGGCAGTACAGCACAAGTCAGATTAGCAGGATGTTTGAGTTTGCCCGTTCCGATGTACAAAGGTGGTTGCAAAGGCCATTAGAACCTTACTATCCGATATTATACATTGATGCCACCTTTATCTACACACGCAGAATAGACCATGTAAGTAAAGAAGCTTATTACACTATTCTGGGGGTACGCAAAGACCGTACACGAGAGGTTCTGGCTGTTGTCAACTTTCCTACCGAGAGTGCTCAGGCGTGGGAAGATGTGTTTATCGATTTAAAAAGTCGAGGGATGAAACAAGCCGGTTTAATCGTATGCGATAGTCTTTCATCAATAGAAACATCTATATGGAAACATTTCCCGGGTACAGAAGTTCAATTATGTACCATTCATCTGCAACGCAACGTACAAAAACGCATTAAGCCAAAAGATAAAGCACAGGTGGCAGATGATTTTAAGGATGTATTTCGTACAGGGGATCGTTATGATAATAAATCCAAAGGATGGGAACGTTGGGTAAACTTTTGCAATAAATGGGGCCGCTATTACCCTTCGATAAAGCGAATGGTTTATAATCAACGCTACAAACTCTACTTTACCTATCTTGATTATGATTACAGAATTCACAGTATGATTTACTCAACCAATTGGATAGAACGTCTCAACAGAGATTATAAAAGAACAACGCGTATGCGGGGAGCTTTGCCTAATCCGGAGGCAACTATATTGTTGCTGGGATATGTTGCTATGACAAGAAGTGCATACCAAAGAAAGTTACCGAAAATAAATTATGAAACGGAAAAATTACAATGGGAAGAATGA
- a CDS encoding ComEC/Rec2 family competence protein: MFWQSRPFLRILPLYVAGIIAAHELLPENYPALPVFYLLSAIFILSIVLVYFFRPAYRYRWISTFFLYLGLFLAGITLTLQKTARYRLSIPAKRTFWSGSICSDPILKKQTIRFVFKGKPVTPENIRQPPVKLLVFLKGNSIPDSLQEDARITFYGSPQPVSAPQNPGEFDYRQYLANQQIGYTVFIDSHSWRVVGSPVSHSLSGRFARWRKKLLHILDQQKLNKTEKSIAAAILLGKQEMIQPEIYQNFTAAGAVHILCVSGLHVGIIFLIFHFLLRFLVRLKNGENIRRAILILIIWGYALLTGLSPSVTRAATMLSLFIFAEMLGRDYDRFNLLAASAFLLLLFNPPMLYNVGFQLSYAAVGGIFLFYFPLYRAVYFRHRLPQIFWAVLAVSLSAQAGAFAIAAHYFHQFPVYFLLTNLTVFLLSYFIIIFGLALLLFSPVPFLSKIFALLLAQSIDILVHIVHFVASLPHAVMVDIYFPWIIVFGVFALLFMVYFLLKHKNLHLLLPMLALMLLLESIHTGFHYQQWKQQKLIVYAIPRHTAIDLIAGKQHITLIDTGLLNHPEKTAYFLENERIALELKRNDFPLNGKDMLTRFAFYQSGFGQIGKIRFFVSLPHQKYYPALQHKIKVNYLICRAPWKTSLHEIEKSISFQRVILDKSLRKWEKSKITHQLKELKISYIDTQKTGAFIKSITQK, encoded by the coding sequence ATGTTCTGGCAGAGCCGCCCTTTTCTGCGCATCTTACCTCTTTATGTAGCCGGCATCATAGCTGCACACGAACTTTTACCGGAAAATTATCCTGCCCTGCCCGTCTTTTACCTGTTATCAGCCATATTCATATTGTCAATCGTTCTGGTTTACTTTTTTCGCCCCGCCTATCGTTATCGATGGATCAGCACCTTTTTCCTTTATCTTGGTTTGTTTCTTGCAGGGATCACTCTTACACTGCAAAAAACAGCCCGTTACCGGTTATCCATTCCGGCAAAAAGAACTTTTTGGAGCGGAAGCATTTGTTCCGATCCCATATTAAAAAAACAAACCATCCGGTTTGTCTTCAAAGGCAAGCCGGTTACTCCGGAAAATATCCGGCAACCCCCCGTTAAACTCCTGGTTTTTCTAAAAGGCAATTCAATTCCTGATTCGCTACAGGAAGATGCAAGAATTACTTTTTACGGTTCTCCCCAACCGGTTTCTGCTCCCCAAAACCCGGGAGAATTTGATTACCGGCAATACCTGGCTAATCAGCAAATCGGATACACTGTTTTCATCGACTCCCACTCATGGCGTGTCGTTGGTTCTCCCGTTTCCCATTCTCTTTCCGGGCGCTTTGCCCGATGGAGAAAAAAACTGTTGCATATACTCGACCAACAAAAGCTCAATAAAACAGAAAAATCCATTGCAGCGGCTATTTTGCTGGGAAAACAGGAAATGATTCAACCGGAAATCTACCAAAACTTTACGGCGGCAGGCGCCGTACATATTCTTTGCGTTTCCGGTCTTCACGTCGGAATCATTTTTCTTATTTTCCATTTTTTACTCCGGTTTCTTGTGCGATTAAAAAACGGAGAAAACATACGCCGTGCAATATTGATACTTATCATCTGGGGATATGCCCTGCTTACCGGACTTTCGCCTTCGGTCACACGGGCAGCAACCATGCTTTCGCTATTTATCTTTGCCGAAATGCTTGGTCGCGATTACGACCGCTTCAACCTGTTGGCCGCTTCTGCATTTTTACTTCTGCTGTTCAATCCGCCGATGCTTTACAACGTAGGATTCCAATTAAGTTACGCTGCAGTAGGCGGTATTTTTCTGTTCTATTTTCCGCTTTACCGGGCTGTTTATTTTCGTCATCGGTTGCCGCAAATATTTTGGGCAGTACTGGCCGTTTCCCTCTCCGCACAAGCCGGAGCTTTTGCCATAGCCGCTCATTATTTCCATCAGTTTCCGGTTTACTTTTTACTGACCAATCTTACCGTTTTTCTACTCTCCTATTTCATCATCATTTTCGGGCTGGCTCTTCTTTTGTTTTCTCCGGTTCCTTTCCTCTCTAAAATCTTTGCTCTTCTCCTGGCCCAATCCATTGACATCCTTGTCCATATCGTTCATTTTGTGGCTTCTCTTCCCCATGCAGTAATGGTTGACATTTATTTTCCCTGGATAATTGTTTTTGGCGTATTCGCCCTGCTGTTCATGGTTTATTTTCTGTTAAAGCACAAAAATTTACATCTGCTTCTCCCGATGCTTGCCCTGATGCTCCTGCTGGAAAGTATACACACCGGATTCCATTATCAGCAATGGAAACAGCAAAAGCTGATTGTTTATGCCATACCCCGCCATACTGCCATCGACCTGATAGCAGGGAAACAACACATCACGCTGATAGATACCGGACTTTTGAACCATCCGGAAAAAACGGCTTACTTTTTGGAAAATGAGCGGATTGCATTGGAACTGAAAAGAAACGATTTTCCGTTAAACGGAAAAGATATGCTTACCCGGTTTGCTTTTTACCAATCCGGATTCGGGCAAATCGGAAAAATCCGGTTTTTTGTCTCTCTCCCCCATCAAAAATACTACCCAGCTTTACAACACAAAATAAAGGTCAATTATTTAATTTGCCGGGCACCCTGGAAAACTTCCCTTCACGAAATAGAAAAATCAATCTCCTTTCAGAGAGTAATTTTGGACAAATCGCTCCGGAAATGGGAAAAATCAAAAATCACACACCAATTAAAAGAGTTAAAAATCAGCTATATAGACACTCAAAAAACAGGAGCTTTTATCAAATCCATAACACAAAAATAA
- a CDS encoding GIY-YIG nuclease family protein, with the protein MYYFYILYSERTNRYYIGHTENILQRLKKHNSNHKSKYTFFAF; encoded by the coding sequence ATGTATTACTTTTATATCCTCTACTCGGAAAGAACAAACCGGTACTACATCGGCCACACGGAAAACATTTTGCAGCGATTAAAAAAACACAATAGCAATCACAAATCAAAATATACTTTTTTTGCATTCTAA
- a CDS encoding GIY-YIG nuclease family protein, with amino-acid sequence MYYFYILYSERTNRYYIGHTENLLQRLKKHNTDHKGYTGKVNDWEIVYTEVFHSKSEAYARERQVKNWKSRKAIKRLINK; translated from the coding sequence ATGTATTACTTTTATATCCTCTACTCGGAAAGAACAAACCGGTACTACATCGGCCACACAGAAAACCTTTTGCAGCGATTAAAAAAACACAACACCGACCATAAAGGGTATACCGGAAAAGTAAATGACTGGGAAATCGTTTACACCGAAGTATTTCATTCCAAATCCGAAGCTTATGCCCGTGAACGGCAAGTGAAAAACTGGAAAAGCAGAAAAGCTATAAAACGATTAATCAACAAATGA
- the tamL gene encoding translocation and assembly module lipoprotein TamL, translating to MKRLKLSIFLLLILLLAGMYSCSVKKYVPPGRYLVNNSKIVLEDKSYPEIKLSDLKPYLQPKHNKKFLFWRAELWNYYKNEKKHTKFSEWRNKKFGEKPVYFYKEDVERNARNMEKYLGDIGFFHSKVKYNVRYNPKKKWADVEYRIFPSKPYRYDSVRLVIMDTTLNPFLKNVKKESLLKPGDVYNAYTMDDERDRITALLRNKGYYYFNRNYIQFVVDTNLKSHEATVKEVIRPRELPAKNNPSKLVAFPHIRYFIDTVDVIPDYDPFGHAQYLHFDHVIRFRKDTGIYHYNYFCREPQRFSLSTFDNAIYLKPGQVYSDKEVKKTYRNLFNYKILKSSNVSFEPLKDPSNDTAQTGYLHARIQMQTGKLNTLSVETVGTNSSGDLGVNGIISYSNKNIFKRAEVFHLRFMGGFEAQHIGKLASDSVAVVGNDNGLFNTFEAGVDASVIFPMTLFPFRRFRVNGMAETRIGAGYSYKVRPYYSQSISNVEYSYSWKQGKYLKHVLTPINLNFVKVNPTPEFRDILDKETNQQLKEQYSDHMIAGLRYSIIFNNQQLHRPGNFDYVRLDMETSGNLLRGINKTFGGSKDTLGNYTFFGVPYSQYFRFIVDYRHYIQFDNQGKSLVLRGLIGMAVPYLNSSVVPFEKGFFAGGANGMRAWRFRTLGPGSYTGIGDYERVGDIQLEANAEFRFPVIDFFKGAFFVDAGNIWNLKAVPTFPGGEFAWDTFAKEIAIDAGFGLRFDFTFFIFRLDFAVPLQDPAYPLGERWRLDKLQWNNVVVNFGIGYPF from the coding sequence TTGAAACGTCTGAAACTTAGCATATTTCTTCTGTTGATTTTGTTGTTGGCCGGGATGTATTCCTGTTCGGTGAAAAAGTATGTCCCTCCGGGCAGGTATCTTGTAAATAACAGCAAGATTGTTTTGGAAGACAAATCGTATCCGGAGATAAAATTGAGTGATCTGAAGCCTTATTTGCAGCCAAAACACAACAAAAAGTTCCTTTTCTGGCGGGCTGAATTGTGGAATTATTATAAAAATGAGAAAAAGCATACCAAGTTTAGCGAATGGCGGAATAAAAAATTTGGGGAAAAACCGGTTTACTTTTATAAAGAAGATGTAGAACGAAATGCCCGGAATATGGAGAAATATCTGGGGGATATTGGTTTTTTTCATTCGAAGGTAAAGTACAATGTCCGGTATAATCCGAAAAAGAAATGGGCGGATGTGGAATACCGGATTTTTCCGTCCAAACCGTATCGGTACGATTCGGTGAGACTGGTTATTATGGATACTACGCTGAATCCTTTTTTAAAGAATGTGAAAAAAGAATCGTTGTTAAAGCCCGGCGATGTGTATAATGCGTATACCATGGATGATGAGCGTGACCGTATTACGGCTTTACTGCGTAATAAAGGGTATTACTACTTCAACCGGAATTATATTCAGTTTGTGGTCGATACCAATCTGAAGAGTCATGAAGCTACGGTAAAGGAGGTAATCCGGCCGCGCGAATTACCGGCAAAAAATAATCCTTCCAAGCTGGTGGCTTTTCCGCATATCCGTTATTTTATTGACACGGTGGATGTTATTCCTGATTACGATCCTTTTGGTCATGCGCAATATCTTCATTTTGACCATGTTATCCGGTTCCGGAAAGATACCGGTATTTATCATTACAATTATTTTTGCCGGGAGCCCCAGCGTTTTTCTCTTTCCACATTTGATAATGCCATTTATTTGAAACCGGGCCAGGTTTACTCGGATAAAGAGGTAAAAAAGACCTACCGGAATTTGTTTAATTACAAAATATTGAAGTCGTCTAATGTGAGTTTTGAGCCTTTGAAAGATCCTTCCAATGATACGGCTCAAACGGGGTATTTACATGCCCGTATTCAGATGCAGACCGGAAAATTAAATACGCTTTCGGTGGAAACGGTGGGAACCAATTCCAGTGGTGACCTGGGCGTAAACGGGATTATTTCGTATTCCAATAAAAATATTTTTAAGCGTGCTGAAGTTTTTCATCTGCGTTTTATGGGGGGATTTGAAGCCCAGCATATTGGTAAACTGGCCAGTGATTCTGTTGCTGTCGTAGGAAACGATAACGGGCTGTTCAACACATTTGAAGCCGGGGTAGATGCTTCGGTTATTTTTCCGATGACACTTTTCCCTTTCCGGAGATTTCGGGTCAACGGCATGGCGGAAACCCGTATCGGAGCCGGATACAGTTATAAAGTGCGTCCTTATTATTCGCAGAGTATCAGTAATGTAGAGTATAGTTATTCATGGAAGCAGGGAAAATATCTCAAGCATGTTTTAACCCCGATCAATTTGAATTTTGTAAAAGTAAATCCTACCCCTGAGTTTCGGGATATTCTGGATAAAGAAACCAACCAGCAGTTGAAAGAACAATATTCAGATCACATGATCGCCGGTTTGCGATACAGTATCATTTTCAATAATCAGCAATTACACCGTCCGGGAAATTTTGATTATGTCCGGCTGGATATGGAAACTTCGGGTAACTTGTTGCGGGGCATCAACAAGACATTTGGCGGATCGAAAGATACTTTGGGAAATTATACTTTTTTTGGCGTTCCTTATTCGCAGTATTTCCGTTTTATTGTGGATTACCGTCATTATATTCAATTTGACAATCAGGGAAAGTCGCTGGTGCTCAGAGGCCTTATCGGAATGGCCGTTCCTTATTTGAACTCGTCGGTCGTTCCTTTTGAGAAAGGCTTTTTTGCCGGCGGTGCCAACGGAATGCGTGCCTGGCGGTTCCGTACGCTGGGCCCCGGTTCGTATACCGGCATAGGCGATTACGAGCGGGTAGGGGACATACAACTGGAAGCGAATGCGGAGTTCCGGTTTCCGGTGATCGACTTTTTTAAAGGGGCCTTTTTTGTAGATGCCGGAAACATTTGGAACCTGAAAGCCGTTCCTACTTTTCCGGGCGGCGAATTTGCCTGGGATACTTTTGCCAAGGAAATCGCGATAGATGCCGGATTTGGTCTCCGGTTTGATTTTACTTTTTTTATTTTCCGGCTCGATTTTGCGGTGCCTTTGCAGGATCCGGCTTATCCATTGGGCGAACGGTGGCGTCTTGATAAATTACAGTGGAACAATGTGGTGGTGAACTTTGGAATCGGATACCCGTTTTAA